One Ranitomeya variabilis isolate aRanVar5 chromosome 5, aRanVar5.hap1, whole genome shotgun sequence DNA window includes the following coding sequences:
- the LOC143773778 gene encoding uncharacterized protein LOC143773778 isoform X1, whose protein sequence is MKIAIVFVLVALSCLLDSGNAMLPAGGRKVVSSKGTMIPKNCLEKLIKVSLPGALDKLQDLLCLFMCGRKTHNEELYKRFLCELHQALIDAGCSVDEILSLPQFLEKVGDQVGQVAEQLGCEILKLLEQLGLSDVVLNVLCEVLGETLKTLSKALAGLDLNLNVASGVLGGGALGGGVLKKVPLLG, encoded by the exons ATGAAGATTGCAATTGTCTTTGTATTGGTAGCTCTGAGCTGCCTCCTCG ATTCAGGAAATGCAATgctccctgctggtggaaggaaag TAGTTTCATCAAAAGGGACCATGATACCAAAGAATTGTCTTGAAAAATTAATTAAG GTTTCTCTACCCGGGGCCCTTGACAAGCTCCAAGATTTACTTTGCCTGTTCATGTGTGGGAGG AAAACTCATAATGAAGAACTTTACAAGAGATTCTTATGTGAACTGCACCAAGCTCTG attgATGCCGGTTGTTCCGTTGATGAAATCCTGAGCCTTCCACAATTCCTG GAAAAAGTTGGTGATCAAGTCGGACAAGTAGCAGAACAGCTTGGATGTGAAATTTTGAAATTATTG GAGCAACTAGGATTAAGCGATGTTGTGCTGAATGTTTTATGTGAGGTTTTG GGAGAAACACTTAAAACCTTGAGCAAAGCTCTG GCTGGATTGGATCTTAATCTTAATGTGGCAAGTGGAGTCTTGGGAGGTGGTGCCTTGGGAGGTGGTGTCTTGAAAAAAGTACCACTACTTGGATAA
- the LOC143773778 gene encoding uncharacterized protein LOC143773778 isoform X2, translated as MKIAIVFVLVALSCLLDSGNAMLPAGGRKVSSKGTMIPKNCLEKLIKVSLPGALDKLQDLLCLFMCGRKTHNEELYKRFLCELHQALIDAGCSVDEILSLPQFLEKVGDQVGQVAEQLGCEILKLLEQLGLSDVVLNVLCEVLGETLKTLSKALAGLDLNLNVASGVLGGGALGGGVLKKVPLLG; from the exons ATGAAGATTGCAATTGTCTTTGTATTGGTAGCTCTGAGCTGCCTCCTCG ATTCAGGAAATGCAATgctccctgctggtggaaggaaag TTTCATCAAAAGGGACCATGATACCAAAGAATTGTCTTGAAAAATTAATTAAG GTTTCTCTACCCGGGGCCCTTGACAAGCTCCAAGATTTACTTTGCCTGTTCATGTGTGGGAGG AAAACTCATAATGAAGAACTTTACAAGAGATTCTTATGTGAACTGCACCAAGCTCTG attgATGCCGGTTGTTCCGTTGATGAAATCCTGAGCCTTCCACAATTCCTG GAAAAAGTTGGTGATCAAGTCGGACAAGTAGCAGAACAGCTTGGATGTGAAATTTTGAAATTATTG GAGCAACTAGGATTAAGCGATGTTGTGCTGAATGTTTTATGTGAGGTTTTG GGAGAAACACTTAAAACCTTGAGCAAAGCTCTG GCTGGATTGGATCTTAATCTTAATGTGGCAAGTGGAGTCTTGGGAGGTGGTGCCTTGGGAGGTGGTGTCTTGAAAAAAGTACCACTACTTGGATAA